CGAAATGCGCCGCATCGGCCTCGAGAATGGCATGGTCACATTGCGGAAGGACGGTTTCCGCAAAGTGAAAGAAGGGCTGACCACCGTCGAAGAGATCATTCAAATCACCGGCGAGAGCGCGATTGCCGAACGGGCAGAACGTACGGGCTCGGTGGTTGAAGACGTCATTTCCACGACATAACGGTTTATTGAAAGAGAAGTTCCCTCGCGCACGCGGCAGGATTAGTAAGAACGAGTTCACGTATGACAGCCATCACCTTTGAATTTGTCGCTCGCGACCCGCTGGGCGCGACACAAGATGGCACCATCTCAGCTGCATCGCGCGAAGAGGCTTTGCAAAAGTTACGGCGCGACGGACTGCAGGTCGTGGAACTGGAAGAAGAGGAAGTCAGTGTCGGCCTACTGCCGAGCCGCGTCAGCAAGAACGACATTGTCTATGTCACGGGGCAGTTGGCGGTGATGGTGGATACCGGAATCACCCTCTCGGTAGCTTTGGAAAGCATTGCCAAGCAAGAACAAAACACCACGCTCAAAGCGGTGTTGCTCGATTTGAAGACACAGGTGGAAGGGGGCGAAGATTTCTCCGCGGCCCTATCCAAGCACACGAAGCATTTTGATCGTACTTACATTGCTTTAATCCGGGCGAGTGAAAAGACGGGCACACTGGCGGAAATGCTGGAGAGCATCTCGCTCTACATGCGCAACCAACTCGATACCGCGCAGAAAGTTCGGGGTGCGCTGGCCTATCCGACGGTCATGCTCGTGCTGGCGACAGGCGTGACGATCTTCCTGCTCACTTACGTGCTGCCGAAGTTTGAGCCCCTCTTCACCCGCAAGGGGATCAAGTTGCCGGTGATGACCACGGTCCTGATGACCACTTCGGACGTGATGCTCGACTATTGGTGGGCCTGGTTGATCGGCGTCGTCGTGGCAGTGGTCACCTTTTTCGTCGGTCGCAAGACACCGACCGGCCGAGCGATCATGGATTGGCTGGCGATCAACACTCCCATCATCGGGCCACTGGTTCGCAAGGTGATCCTGAGCCGCAGCGTACGCACACTGGGAACGATGGTCGAAAGTGGCGTGTCGATGCTCGATGCCCTCCGCCTGGCGGGTGAAGTGTCGGCGAACGTCTATTACGAGAAGGCCTGGAATCATGCAATCGATCAGGTGACCGAAGGCAAAAGCATTTGCGATTCGCTACATGGCAATAAGCTGTTTCCGGGGCCGCTCGTGCAGATGATTGCCGCTGGCGAAGATACCGGCAAACTCGATCACGTTCTGCGGAAAGTCAGTTTGCACTACGACAAGGAAGTGGAAACCGCCATCAAGTCGGCGACGACCATGCTCGAGCCGTTGATGATCACTGTCATGGGTGTGGTAGTTGGCGGGATTGCAATGGGACTGCTCTTGCCCATCTTCTCATTGAGCCGTGCTCCGGCTGGATGATTCGCGGGCTCCCGCCGAAGTTGCGAATCTTTGCTGGTTATTCCGTGAAGTTTGCTTATGCCACGGCACGATTTCGCGGATAGATGCCTAGTCTTTAAGCACCGGCCGCTGACCATCTTGTCAGCGACGTCAAAGGGAAATTCGCGAGAAAAAACTTCGGACAGCCTTGGCACGCTGTAAATCAATGTTTTGAAATGATTTGCGATTGCTCGCCAGAATTCTGCTGGCACTAGCACGCCAGTTTGGCACGGGTCGTGCAATATGCTTCCTTCGTCAGCGGGAACAATAGAGTGAAAGAAGCAAACCTTCACACTTTCTTCGGACTCGCTCAACACAAATCAGTCATGTTTGGACTCACAAGCTCGTTTCAGTGAGGTTGGTTCTGCGGCTTGCAAGTTGATTCGCTCAACTCCGACTCCCGCCGAATCCAGTGCCCGCTTAACGATATCGCCCGTTGCTGTCCGGCATCTGAATTCGCGGGAGGGAGAGGCCTTCGGATTCAGGTGCCCGGACGCACCGAGCTCCTTGAAGTCACTAACAAAACCGTATCGCCCGTTGCTGCCCGGCATCCGAATTTGGGGGAGGGAGAGGCCTTCAAGTTCAGGTGCCCGGGCGCACCGTACAAGAGTGAGGTCGAATGACCTCCTGGGTTCAAAACAACCCAGTTTGATATCGCCCGTTGCTGCTTGGCGTCTGAATTTGAGGGAGGGAGAGGCCTTCAAGTTCAGGTGCCAGGCGCACCGTACAAAAGTGAGGTCGAATGACCTCCTGAGCCTGACCGGCTCAGTCTAGTATCGCCCGTTGCTGTCCGGCATCTGAATTCGCGGGAGGGAGAGGCCTTCGAATTCAGGTGCCCGGACGCACCGTGCGGCGATTCTTTCGAAAACCGGACCTTGTGTCCGGTCTTTTTGTTTCTTGGCTAGGCTCCGTGGCCAAATTGTTACCCGGCCCCATGGCGAGGTTTCGCCGGATCAGTTTCGCCGGATCAAGAAACCGGGAAATTGATTCTCGCCAGTTGAAATCGCCGGCATTTGCCTCGCCTTACGCGGGGTTGGCCCGGTTTTGTTATCATGCGGGCATGTTTACTGGCCTCGTAGAAGAATTGGGAACCATCACCGCCGTTGTGCCGCAGGGTGCAGCTGTGGAGTTGTCGCTGCATGCTCCATTGGTGGCCAGCGATGCTGCAATTGGCGATAGCATTTCCGTAAATGGCTGCTGTTTGACTGTTGTCCGACGAGAGGGGGATGTCCTCTCGTTCGAAGCCGGTAGCGAGACCCTGTCGCGCACGAATTTGGGTCGGTTGCACTCCGGCAGTCGCGTGAATCTCGAACGTTCGCTGAAAGTCGGCGATCGGCTGGGTGGTCACTATGTTTCTGGCCACATCGATGCTCTGGCCACGCTCGACCGGCGACTGGAAGAAGGGCCTTGGGCCTTTCTTTGGTTCCGGGTGCCGGCTGAATTGTCTCGTCAGTTGGCCTCAAAAGGCTCCGTGGCCGTCGACGGCGTGAGCCTGACGCTCGTCGAATGTATGGCGGATCAGTTCAGCGTCGCCCTGATACCGCACACCCTAGCGGTGACCACTTTAGGACAACTCCAGCCCGGCGATGCGGTGAACATCGAGACAGATTTACTCGCCAAGTACGTGCAGCGGCAGTTAGCATTTGTAGTAGACCGCTAACCGCAAACCCGTTGGCACGATTCGTTACCTCACATTGATCGCAAAGCCTCATGCCTTCCGCCCGTCAGACCGTTTCGTATTTAACTCGCCGCTTTCAAGAAGCGGGCATCCGGCCCGAGGTACGTCACGGCCAGAATTTTCTCATCGACCTGAATCTGCTCGATGTGCTGCTGGAAACGGCAGCCCCGAACGCCAACGATGTGATCCTGGAAGTCGGCACCGGTATGGGCTCATTGACCTCGATGCTCGCCGATCATGCCGCGCATGTTGTAACGGTGGAGATCGACGCCCGGTTGCATCAAATGGCAGCTGAAGAACTCGAACCGCAAGCCAACATCACCATGCTGCTGCAGGATGCCCTGCGCAACAAAAACAACATCGCCGACAGTGTGCTGGACGAAGTTCGCAAGCACGTGAATGCGGTTCCCGGCCGGCAATTCAAGCTGGTGGCAAACTTGCCTTACAACATTGCCACGCCGATTCTCTCGAACCTGCTGACGGTCGATCCACTGCCGGTTTCGCTGACGGCCACCATTCAAAAAGAACTGGCCGACCGCATGATCGCGCCCCCCGGTGTGAAAGATTACAGCGCGCTGAGTGTGTGGATGCAGTCGCTGTGCGATCTGCAAATCGCCCGGATCTTGCCCCCGCAGGTTTTTTGGCCGCGGCCGCGCGTGCAGTCCGCCATCATTCACATTGTGCCCGACCCGGCCAAGCGGGCAGCCATTCCGGACCTGGAA
Above is a window of Anatilimnocola aggregata DNA encoding:
- a CDS encoding type II secretion system F family protein, which produces MTAITFEFVARDPLGATQDGTISAASREEALQKLRRDGLQVVELEEEEVSVGLLPSRVSKNDIVYVTGQLAVMVDTGITLSVALESIAKQEQNTTLKAVLLDLKTQVEGGEDFSAALSKHTKHFDRTYIALIRASEKTGTLAEMLESISLYMRNQLDTAQKVRGALAYPTVMLVLATGVTIFLLTYVLPKFEPLFTRKGIKLPVMTTVLMTTSDVMLDYWWAWLIGVVVAVVTFFVGRKTPTGRAIMDWLAINTPIIGPLVRKVILSRSVRTLGTMVESGVSMLDALRLAGEVSANVYYEKAWNHAIDQVTEGKSICDSLHGNKLFPGPLVQMIAAGEDTGKLDHVLRKVSLHYDKEVETAIKSATTMLEPLMITVMGVVVGGIAMGLLLPIFSLSRAPAG
- a CDS encoding riboflavin synthase; its protein translation is MFTGLVEELGTITAVVPQGAAVELSLHAPLVASDAAIGDSISVNGCCLTVVRREGDVLSFEAGSETLSRTNLGRLHSGSRVNLERSLKVGDRLGGHYVSGHIDALATLDRRLEEGPWAFLWFRVPAELSRQLASKGSVAVDGVSLTLVECMADQFSVALIPHTLAVTTLGQLQPGDAVNIETDLLAKYVQRQLAFVVDR
- the rsmA gene encoding 16S rRNA (adenine(1518)-N(6)/adenine(1519)-N(6))-dimethyltransferase RsmA gives rise to the protein MPSARQTVSYLTRRFQEAGIRPEVRHGQNFLIDLNLLDVLLETAAPNANDVILEVGTGMGSLTSMLADHAAHVVTVEIDARLHQMAAEELEPQANITMLLQDALRNKNNIADSVLDEVRKHVNAVPGRQFKLVANLPYNIATPILSNLLTVDPLPVSLTATIQKELADRMIAPPGVKDYSALSVWMQSLCDLQIARILPPQVFWPRPRVQSAIIHIVPDPAKRAAIPDLEFFHTFVRGLFLHRRKFLRSGLVASMQEHLDKPGVDEVLAPFEYPTDVRAEQLSLEQIQKLSEAFRLRLAV